GTTTGTACCTATGTGGTGgcactttaagaaaaaaaaactcaggttACAAAAGACATTCAATTTATTAAGGGCGAGAAATTGCGGTTATTAGATGATTAGGGCACCTGAGGCGACTGCTGGTGGGAGTTGTGCTGCTATTTTTGCCCCCAAATTTGTGGAAAATCAGACTTTGTACAGGATTCATTTACTCCGTTGCATCTTAACCCCTGCCCCTGTATAATTCccctatttgtattttttttataggatATGGAACAATGTtacaaattgttgaattttctgTAGCATTTGGACACCCAAGGGTTAATGACCACTACTATTAAACAAGAtttgaattgaacatttttttgcacagaACCCAAGATTTTAGAAGTATTAAACAGCACCACCGATATTAGATGTATTTAGGTAGGAGTTAAATGGATAACAAAAAACTATAAAGACATATCTGTGCCTTAGAAGAAGActttaataaatatttgtaaatgGAATTAATCAAGGCCTAGTGGAGAGATGTCCATATTAGTGGGAAGAAATGCAGGTCACCGCTTCAGCTCTTTTTCGAGAAGATCTTTAGCCTCATTGATTTTGGCTGCGAGATAAGGCGAACCCCCTgtgagtaaaaataaaataaacaaacagcaaaattagcttttttttcatcatcaaaATATCTTTGATGATGGGTAGGTCACCTTTATCAGGATGGTTAAGGACCATGATCCTCCGGTGTGCCTCACGTACTTTGGCCTTTGTATTGACCGGACTGAAATGGCACATGAAGATTAATGACACGTTATTTGGCGTCTAAATGCTTTTTGGCAGCCTTACCTGATTCCGAGGACGAGGCTAGCTTCCCGTTTGGACATCTTGCCCTCGAAACCTCCTTTGTAGTATGACGAGAAATTCTGTCAATCAAAGAAtgtggtttatttttaattgaaatgacaaagaaaataagaaGCGAGTTTAAGGTTAACTCACCGACGTCGGCATTTTTCGGACCGTATCTGTAAACATCTGGCCGAGTGGCTTCCAAAGTTGCAAGGCGTAGCGacctaaagaaaaaaacaatgtgatgGAGAAGAAACACAGAAGGAAAAAGTATTTTAGTCTTGCTAATATTttagtaggatttttttttaggaacagAAGTATATAAAATCATACCTGCAAAACCTGCAGCAGCAACGCCAAGGCCGACTGCAATTAGCGCACCACTCTGTTGACAAAAATTAACATTACTTTCCCTTTCAGATCTGTTGAACATCTTTTAAATGATGACgtaagacaaacaaaaatgctAATTAGTATTGTTAAATGTTCACTATGCATGCGTTCTTTTGCTAAAAAGCATTCTATTGCCTTAAAtttaatttctttcattttaagcCTATTTTTAATCTACTTTTAACTTTTATAATTTCCTCAGGTAAAGATTTAGCATAAACGTTGGTTAAAATATGACGTAATAGTTTTATGCTTGTGTAAACAGCTAATGGAAGAGCGAGCTAGTAGCGGTCAGCAAGGTGACGAACTAAAGACTTTTTAAAGATCGCGTCCCTTAACAGACATTTTTTAACTTGTCTAAAAGACACTTACCAGCCGGCGGTCAATCTCTGCGTCGCCCCTGGTGTTTGAATTCGAACTATATTCAGGGTATCGCATCATTTCTCCGCCATCCATGGCAGAATAGCTGCTTGAGGAGGTCGCCATGTTTGTAAAGGAGCTTCTAAGCCTGTGCACTGACTAGTTCTGCTTTACacccttcaaaataagagcgTGATAAGGAAGTGCCGCACGTCAAGGAATTTTGGTAGGCAGCTGTTGGTGTAGTTCATGTTTTGACCACAAGATAGCGACATTATTTAACTTAACTATCTtaaaactgattcttttgaatttattttaaaatactactGACAACTTTTGTCGTATTCTTTGCAGTGTATTTCTAATATTGCAAGTGTATGAAGTAGGGTGCTTTACTTTTTGTGGGGGTTTGAGTAGTATTTTTGTGGCATTTCTGTGCAGCAGTTCTAGAGTTTCATGTTGATGATAGCTGTCCAACCATGAATACTTAATTACATAATAGGGCCTTTTCAAACTTGTGCTAGGATATTTTAATTCGTTTGCCCACTCCATTTGAGGTCGGAGGGAAACGAGTGTACAATTGCTCATTAGCTGTCAGGCCTCCCACCTCAAATGGCTTGGACACCCATGAGCGTCAACAGTAGCCAATGAGATGCATTGATTTGCAAAGTCAAAACAAACCCATACGGGTTTTCTGCTTTGAGGCTGAGGTTGGAAAAGCGAGCAGACACCCACGTGTCGTGTTTCCACGGAGACGGAGCCCACCACTCGAATGGCGGGCCCTCTTTGTGCACCGCGCCCGCTCTTGGGGTCAGAGCGGCGCTTGTCAAGCCGAGAGGGGGTCGCGCGAACCCCGTGACAGATGAAAGCGTATTCAATGCCATCATCATTTTGTCATCAGGAGAATGAAGAGATTATGCAGGCTCATTCAGAGGGGAAGCACTCAATGGcacaaaggaaaacaaatatatCTGAAGGGAAAATggccatgtaaaaaaaaacattttgtttttatgcaaaatgcttagttttttcaaaaatattttttttagggaaaaaggataacaacattttaggaaaatgttagttttttgCTTAATGTAAAATGTTTCTGATCAAAAAGTACTTTAGAAATTGGAAATTCATAGCTGTAAGAAATAAATCGATATATTCTTCATTCCTActctaaaatattaaattgtatCTTTAACGTATGGCTATTTAAACTCATTCATATTAAATGACCGTTAAAAGCATGcccataaaataacaataaaaggctTTCCAAGGTCGAACATAAATAAGTTCCGCTTCTAGTTTCCACCCGGACATTTTATTCAGAGGGAAGGCTTTCAAATGACTAGATGGTAAACATCAAAGGTGAGTCCCCGTTCATCTACTTTTTGTTCTGCCAATACTGATGCTttcaaaacaaccccaaaaccGTTAAAAATATCTCATAGCGAACGTTTACGTTGCATGAAATTGGTCAATTTTAGCATAAATAGTTCGAGGATGGATAGAAAGCCAAGTCGTTAGCTCCCGACTCATTAGCCTGCCTCGCGTTACATTCCAGAATAAAGATATTGAGCCTTTTTGATTAAACAAGGTTGATGAATTTGTAATTGAATAACTTTAAATGTAACTATTTAGCTACATCGGGGCGTTTTGAGAAGCTAGCTTCCCTTAGCCGAGCATCATGGGAGGCTGACCGTGACGTCACCTCTGTCCTGTTTACAGAGCACAGATGCGTCTATTTTTCTCTTCTAAAAATTGACAAATACtagtgaaaaacaaataattgtaCACAAAATACTGTATATCCTATTTTCTATGcaaatatttaatgtaaaaaaaaaagtttgtccgGGTGTGACCTGCGATGCGCTAATGGCGTTTTCAATAATTcatacaaggagacaaagaggCTGATCCCAGCAGAAAAATCAATCAGACCGACCCCGAGGCAAAAAGAGCACACAAGTGGAAGGATGCTAAAAATTTAGCTCAACTCTGACTCACATCCACCTAGCTATGAAAAACCACAAAGCTACAATATTTCCCCTTGCACTTCCCATTTAATCTTCCCCCTTCTGCCCTTCTTAGATCACCACGCAAGGTTCCCGGCCTGCCTGTGGAAAATGTCGGGACGTCTCCACTAGACAGATGGAGGACCCGAGGCCGTCGGACGCGGTGGGCAACATCAGCCCGGCTCTGGAAGCCACCGAGGACTTCGCCGCCCAGGGAGTCATGCTACATTCCGAAAAGGTGACTGAAGCAGCCGCCGCAGTGGTCAAATTGGCCTCTGGGGGCGTGCGGGGGCTCCTGAGCGGTCGGCGGCCCGAAGTGGGCCCGCTTGGGTTGGCTTGGGCCGACAGCTTGAGCGCGGCGGGCCTGAGGCACGGCGGCAAGAGGAGCCGGGCGCGATCCACCAATGACTTGCTGGCGCACGGCAAGGACGGGGCATCCAATGCCGCCTTCAAGAAGGGACACAACAGGTCCAGGTCGGATGTCAACTACCGGGCGGCGGCCTATACTGACAATGGGCTCCCTGCTGTGGACACTTTGAAGAACACTATACTTAACCAACATGTGGAAGGTCAGTGCAATTTACACTATCACCATAAGGtatacacataaataagtaattgtTAAAACTATTTGAAGTGAGGTAGAAAAATTAAGTGAGTAAAGTTGTTGGCGGCACATGACGTTTTTAGTTTAAGAGCTAATTGACTGCAAATTTCAGTGGCTGGGaatgataaaataatacaaaagtaCAAGGATTTTGGAAGAGAACATTTTAtactatacatttatatatgaacatacattaaagaaaaacaaatctcaTGCCAAAAAACACATTGGAACCTTCTCCCAAAACCAAacccaaaataaatgtaatcttgaattttgaaagatttttttagaTCCTTGTTGTCGTAATGGTAGAAAATGATGGTGAACttaaatgacacacacacatacgtgcaCGCGCCCAGACACACTGTGGAGGTCTCGGGGTGTGCGGGATAATAGCCGGTAATCCCGTCGGCAAATGGACTCAAATGAGGCGAGCGCGCGGGAAGCTAATTAAAGCGCCTCCTGACACGGGCGGGATTACGGCGCATTAGCATACATGTGAAAAGATAGCGGGCCATTTGGCCTGAAAAGTGCAGCGGGGACAAAGCCTGTTTGCTTTCCCCATTAGCAACCGCTGGTTAGCATTACCACAGCGTACGTCTCGTATCCTCATTCGGGCCTTTCCTTGGCGACCTTTCAATGATGTCAATTTAACAAGAAGGgatatgttttcatttaaatcc
Above is a window of Stigmatopora nigra isolate UIUO_SnigA chromosome 11, RoL_Snig_1.1, whole genome shotgun sequence DNA encoding:
- the dnajc15 gene encoding dnaJ homolog subfamily C member 15 yields the protein MATSSSSYSAMDGGEMMRYPEYSSNSNTRGDAEIDRRLSGALIAVGLGVAAAGFAGRYALQLWKPLGQMFTDTVRKMPTSNFSSYYKGGFEGKMSKREASLVLGISPVNTKAKVREAHRRIMVLNHPDKGGSPYLAAKINEAKDLLEKELKR